tgaacaagatgagaattctgaaaaattggaggcaatgtgaattccaaaaattgagtaaacgttttacaatttgtggacaatatgaacttgaaaattgaatttgaaattttttaatttaaagacaataagaattctgaaaaattattcaaaatttgactatttagaggcaatatgaattctaaaaattgattgcaaatttcctaactcagcagcaatgcaaaattctgaaaatttattgaaaactttatgaaattgtagcgatggggaattcgggaaatcgatttgaaattttgtaaattttaaaacaatgcaaactatgaaaaacaattagaaatttcttaatttagaagcaatacaagcttataaattattctgaaatgcctattgtaatttggaaaatatgaaaacactgaaaaacaattattattttgaagcagtgagagtttcaaaaattctcatcactgtgacatggttgattcacttatgcactacctagatgtaataacggttatagctgtagaaaaggcagctagctacgcacactttgcagcttagctgtctagttttcaaaTGTCTTCTAAAATGAGGGTAAAGATTTATGGAACATTTATCAAAACGATGGCGAAAAAAGTGTTTATTGTAGAATCTCAGCCccatatgttttcaaaatattatatcCTTTGAGGACTCCTGGCTCAGTTCCTTGTACGACCTGAAAGCCTATAATTTTTCCTGAGTAGCCTTCCACTTGAAGTAGAATTACTCGCTacgaatttagaattttttcttgtttcataCTTCAATGAACTGCAGGTATTAATGTGCATAAAAATGCACCTTCACGCCAAGGAAACATTTTTATAATCAGTGAAATGAAGTTTCAGGGTTTGGATACTTCATTCCAATTAGGAACTGAATTGTTTCTATGTTtggctgaaaaataaaatgtttcgaCCCTAAAAAAACTTAGAATTTCATATGAGGTGAACATTGGGGAATAACTTGGTCTTCATACAGGCCCATTTGGAAAGAACGTCCAACATTTTTGATAGTAGCGTccttttttatgcaatttttgcccaaattttatcgttttttaatgatttgaaatcattttgatgttttattgATGTTTTGAAGTATATTATTAAACGTTATTTTACacaatttctagtaaattatcCGAATCTTACCAAAGTTTCATTAtgctttggtaatttttagagacttattacattttttgtaatttttaagtTATTTGATATgcacaatttcaacattttaatgcaattgTTCGCAAATTTCGAagatatttcatcagtttttttctatttaaagtgatttttttgtttattcatgtttttaagTCATTTAGTTGatgttttatacaatttttggcaaatttggaTAGATTTCACcgaaatttaattacttttaggtgattttcagtgatttttattaCTGCCTTTTTTCAGgcgtttttttataatttcgatgatactcgtattttgacaaattttggattttactgagATTTTACTAGTTTTTAGCGATTTTCAGTGATGTTGATTATTTTTGTGGCATTGATGAATCATTTTAGCacgttttgagcactttttcatgcaattttttccaaatttcactgaaatttcagGTGATTTTGGCTAATGTTCAGTGACTTTATTGCTCTTTTCAATGTTGCTTTATTTGTGTATCATTTTCAACGcttattcaagaattttttgtgaatttttttatgattacaTCATGCCATTTTAAGTATCTTGTATACATTCAGCCAAAGTtgaatttattgattttgattacttttttttaatatattatttttttgtcatttaaacACCTTTTTTTCGACCCAATTTCACTagtttggttactttttgatcgttcttggaaattttataatttttataacatgtttttaatactttttcatgtaattattgtcaaattttactaaaattgcatCTTTTCTTTTACTTGCAGTGATTTTGATGTTTGATTGATATTTTTAGATCATTTAAACGatgttttgtgcaatttttcatcaattttgttcaattttactgaaGTTTCGTGACTTCTCAATGATTGATGGTACTTCATTAATGTTTTTATACagcttttttatgttttcaagcctattcatttaatttttgcccaatttcattgaaatttcaacattttttgttgattttacaacgattttttttttgtttactttactcgtgtttttcagttattttaatgatgttttatgcatttttttcaaattttgtgaaatatcACAAAAAACTTCCactgttttttgacatttttcacttttaactGTAGTTTATTCTGAATTTCTGAttatgttttatgcaatttacATATATTCCGTTCCTtaaatttcagagaaatttcattaatttcaaacgttaatatttttccattttcgaacattttttttactgcgTTGACTTTTTtcacactgaaaaattttagaaatttgcctGATTGAAGAATTAATGAATACCCTTATTTTGGGGCACAAGAGGCttcccgtacaacaatgaccatgtcAATTTCGATGTCAATGTCGAcacatccacatccgtcacttttggatgtcacatgtcgatgtgaatttcgaccctgtgtcgagcccAATGTGGATGTAATTGTCGATCAATGTTGATCGACATTCATGTCGACAATTCGCTCCACACAgtgtcaaaattcacatcgacatttggcatccaaaagtgacggatgtggatgtgTCGACATTTgcatcgaaattttcatcaaaatttgcttcagcagcataaaaataatcaaaaattatcaaagtactgaaaaaatagaaaacattaaaatcaatgGTAAAGGGCGAGGGGGggcttgaaatcaaaatttgggaaaatataGTTAGAAAAAACACCTCCGATCACATTACAGTAAGAAACActacacaatttcaaaaaaaaaagaacagtgaaaattgaaaaaaaaactcacaaataATATcctgaaacgtgaaaaaaatcgggGAAAAGGGCGAGGGGggcttgaaatcaaaatttggaaaaaaatcaaaaattatgaaagtacagaaaaaaatcgaaaatataaaacatattaaaatcaGTGATAAAGgacagtgggggggggggtgtaatcaAAATTCgggaaaacaattgaaaaaaacaccaattaaCATTACAGCAAAAATCActacaatttaaagaaaaaaacaaaaacaaaaaacagtaaaaattgaaagaaaattcacaaaaattctaaaatgtgaaaaaatcaagaaaagctcctaaaaaattcgaaataaaccAGCAAGTTTTGAGAAGCTCAATCAAACTCCGTAAGAAAGAGAATTCTGCAAAACTTTAAGCTAAAGCTGTTACTAGATTTTGAGACAAAATAgggagaaaattatcaaaataattacaaaaggTTTCACCAAAATCAAGaacaaaattaatcaataaaattcaaaataagaggaaaagttaatgaaaattctgaacacAGAGAACTCACgagcattaaaatattttacatataacctgaaggaaaatttttgcgaaaaaatcacaaaagctcaacaaggtgataaaattcaaaaaaaaattcaggcaaaaaaattcattttaatactCATAATGAAATCAACAAAGAattaattgtttaaaaaaatcattcaaatgaagaatgtaaaattcaaaacaggagaaaatgcacaaaaaatcattctaaaCAAATCACTTAAAATTCCGAACAGACTCACGAGGATTAATATATTTCAAACATCATAACCTTGAAGgaaaattgttacaaaaaatcagaaaagctcaagctgataaaattcaacaaaaattaattttaatataaactcaaaataaaatcaggaaagaattaatttttaaaaaaaatcattaaaatgaagAATGTAAAAGACAAAACAGGagaaaatgcacaaaaaaacaTTCTAAACAAATCACTTAAAATTCCAAACAGACTCATGagcattaaaatatttcaaacatgATAGGTAATCTTGAAGgaaaattgttacaaaaaatcagaaaagctcaaggtgataaaattcaacaaaaattaattccaatactcaaaataaaatcaggaaagaattaatttttaaaaaaatcattaaaatacaGAATGTAAAAgtcaaaacaggagaaaatgCACAAAAAGTCATTCTaagaaaatcactgaaaattctgAACAGAGAACTCAcaagtataaaaatatttcaaacatcATAACATTGAAAGAAACTTGttataaaaaaacagaaaagctCAAGTtgataaagtttaaaaaaaattcagacaaaaaattcattttaagtaatacttaggtataataaaatcaggaaaaaattgatttttaaaaaaatcgctaaaatataaaatgtgaaagtcaaaacaggagaaaatgcacaaaaaatcaTTCTACAGATTGTTCCCCATCTTCCACCATAGCTGAAGATTCACGATTTATGCGCTCCTCTTCGTCATTTAAGTACTGGTCTCGGATTTCTAGAGATTCGGCATGGATATTTGATCTTCGTTTCTTCACTGAGTCAGCAAACTTTGTTAGTTTTGAGCTGAGCGCAGTCTTCACACTTTTCTTACATAGAAAGGGGTAAGTTTTCTCCAGTACATCTGAAATAACAATACGTACACATATGCAAATGAAATAGCTTCGCATATAagtatcacatttttttaagtGAACACAAAATGATACCTACCAATAATACATGTGTAAATTTGCGTAAAAAATCAATGGGATTTTTCCATTATCACCTCGCCCCATTATACTACAGGCAGCCATCAAAGAGGATTCCAAAGTGCGGGAAATCATATTTCTTACGGTGCTTTTCAGGTCCTTATCGACACAATTTCTCAGGTATTTTTTCTGCAAACAGTCATTACACTTATGTAGAATACACTAGATGGATTTATGGTACATATACATAGGTATTGGtaggagtaggtacctacatattaataaTGATTTCTATGTGCAGAATGGTCatacttataggtacttacatatttttctttgaaacttttttcacttttgagtttttttttcaaacgttttaaaTACTTCATAGTTGGCTAGAGGTAGCCCAACAATGTCCTGCACATTCGTCACATCGTCATTTTCGTTCTCTTCTGGTTCTATTGTAGTATGATTTACTGAGAAGTTGTGGCTAAAATTCTTCAGTGCTTCGTCTACAATTGTCCGCACTTTTACCGTCAGTCGTACCTCCATCTCATGTAGTATTTTACTCAATTTGTCTGCAGTTGATTCATGAggtgaactgattttttttgatgaatagtAGTCGTTTGTAGTAGTATGTGCTGACGAATGAACATTATTAGTAGAATGGGAGTGCTGTCCGTTATGATTTTGGCCATGTGATGAAGATCTGTAGGTTTGAGGTGCTTTTTGAGAATGTTTTTCAGAGTGCTTTTGGCCATGTAATGAAAATCTATGGGATTGTGGTATTTCTTGGATCGATCTTTCATCAGGTGAAATCATAGCAAGCGGCAATACAGGTGTTCTCCTTGATTGAGCTTTTGGCGAGTTTCTCATGTTTGATGGCACATGATAGAATGACACATTTGAGCGCGTTGGTGTCCAGACACCACCATTAGAATGAGAACGACGTTTTTCTGGTGTGTTTTTAATCGGTGAAGATCTGGGGCCCaatgaatcaaaatcaagcAATTTTTTAGGTAATACTGGCTGAGGTACAGTGGACCCTTTCTGTCGAGAAGCTTTAGGTGAGTTTGATGCCAAATGATGAGATTTTGTATTCAAGTACGTTGGTGACCACATAGAATTGTTAGAAGAGTTTAGTTTTTCCGGagttttttgattcaatggtgATCGATGGGTTCTCGGAGATTCAACTACTGGTGAGTTGTGAGCAGATGTattgaaaactgtttgaaatCTTAGCTGTTTCGGCGAGGAAGCTGCATAACGATTGAAATGAATCTTCAAAATAGTCATCATCTGCTGAAATGAAGACTATGATAAAATtacatccattttttaaatatacgaTAAGTAAAGTAAGCAGTgatattgagtaggtacctttCCGTCTTGGCGGTGATTTAAGCAAGTCTTCAATACCTTCAGATGACGAATCAGAAACAGAGGAATTACCACAATCTGATGacgattcattcaaaattcGTTGCTTTTTATTAACTTTCACTATGGCACCTGAaataacatgattttttttttttttgaattaaatataagttttcaaaaaattacacagttATAGGTTGCACTCTGGGACCTCGAGTTAGCCAGGAAAACCTTTCTCCCCCCCCACCCTTCTTTCTAATACAATGTATTTGAACTTAATGATCTCAAATCAGTCACGTAAcacttttcgcaatttttttttttcaatttgaaaaatctaaaaaatgtcaacaggtaagtaagtattttaaaaaacaatatattttttagGTAGCAAAACAAACAGAAATTTTAGGAGGGATTTAGCGCAATGAATTCATTTCCGGAGTTCAATTTTCAGGCAAATTATCTGTTCCCTAAAAAATCACTCACTTCTCACctcaaaattgatttagaaaattGTTTCTGCAAaatgcaaattgcaattttcttgATGTTTTCTGACTATTTGAGGTCTCAGCTGagtacaaaaattacatttaatgCTCCAGTGTTTGAGATGAAGAAAATTTccactataaaaaaaaaatattcaatttttgataaaaaagcaaaTGTGGTTCCAGATAGACACCAGATTCAAACTCGAAAACCTCAAATCAGTCACAGAACACCACATaagatttcattcaaattgaaaagtcgggaatttttttggggaaaatgaaactttttcatctaaatcaccttttttttttggaaattgttcatttaccagctgaaaattgagttaGAAAATTGGTTTtgcaaattataatttttaagacATTTACCTTTCTTTTTAGGAAGCATTTTTCGTTTTGTTGGGTTTTTAATATTATCTGCAAATTCATCGGAAGGGGTATCTGGCACTTGCGCAGGTTTCTTAACATATTTTGCTCTCCGCTGCCTTAAATTTGATGACGATTCTTGTTCACTTTCcaactcatattttttttgtatacctTGCGCTTCAATGAGTTTTTCTAGATAAGTGTAAAATAATCAACTATTAATATATGTGTTCACAGTAAGCAATACAGTATTTATATGCATGTATGGTTTAAGAGAATTTGACATAGATTTTAAGAAATATACTCACTGATATTCCtttgatatatttttctaactggaaatttttcccACGTTTTCTCATCGTACCCGGCACACTTCTCGAATATGTAGCACCTTAAGTTTTTCTTAATATTGCTGGGTGGGTAAAAATATGCTTTTTCATCCTCAGTTAACCATGAAGTTGCAATGACGTCCACTGATATATCACCATCACACTCCGTGCTAACAACAGTGTAGCTTCTTCTCGCCGCCATTGAAATTGACCATTTACACCTAAAATGAAAAGTTTGAAGATGAGAAACGAGTACTTATTTACGTACATCAATTCATAAAATAGAAACTAAGAACGCATGCATGTgaattagggtggtccttaactatattccaaaaaaaaaatgtgcgattttttccgctcccactcCCTGAAGTGGTGAtctcaggtgagaaaataatccccttgtaaggggacaatatgccttcactggcTAGACAGGGATATTCATCGTATCTCTCTCAGTGGGATTGTAAATCTTTCATCATTAAAGGaagtactggagaatccaatcaataattcgattctacagtactttacttagatgaaagtatatattcgatgcacttaggtaaggtgttaagtacgtgggaaccacccaagaggtattttcacatcgttccattAAGGGCAGATGTGAAAAGCTCACAAGTTCGTAAAGCTCAATTCCTTCTCAACTCGAGGCTAGAAGCCAAGTTGAAATGGAATTGATCTTCACTTGTCGATTCGCGCTTCGTCTGGTAGGTCTGACCGCGGAAAAGTAATAAGGCCACTCACTCCTACGTAAGAGTTGTGCTTGAGTCTCAGGTCCTCTGCCTTAACGTTCGTGTTTAAGGGAGAGTATTCGCGTTTAAACTTAAGTCCTAAATTCGCTACCCAACGCGGGCAATTTGATAGTTACACGGAAGTAGGTAAAAGCGATCCTACTTGCGCCACTATTCGGTGGAATATTAGTATCGGTTATACGCGTAGagttttttatatattttagaCTTAAGTATCGTgttgtaatttatttatttaaattataatacaCTGTTCGTGTTTATCGTGTGTTCTTATTTCGCGTGCGGTTCGAATTAATACAAGGTAAACTCGACTAAATCTGTTTAAATCGTTACATATTGGTGTTGTAAGAGCTGAGCTAGCAGCGGGTAAGTACAGTTTCAAAGGTGACATAAGACATCTCTTAGGGAGTTAGTTTTATCCTAACCCATTAGGGAAATATTCTTATCCTCACATCGTACGCAACGCCTATACGTAGCTATTtaacattggcgcccaacgtggggccaCAATTAGTGACTCAAACCGTGAATGACCCTACTTGTGTCATTCCAATACACATAGGCAAAAAAACCTTCGCTCTACAATTGGACTCAGGGGCCCTACCaaacgcaatttcgaaaaaattactgaCAACCTTGCTGAGGGAGTCACCCGAGTACATCAGATTTATACCCCTCCGACGTACAGTCCAACTTAGGTTGGCTGACAATACAGTCATAAGGTCAATGAGCCATTTAGCTGTAATTCAACTTGAATTTGGCACTGAGCTCATTGGAGTGCCATTTTATGTACTCGAATCTTCGGGAAGTACATTCATTATGGGAAGAATATCATTAGAATacataaaaattctgattgataTTCCAGAAAGGGTAGCCACCTGTAAGATGGACCCCAATAATGAATACGTAATTCCTTTCATGAATGCAGATGAAGCTCATGAAGCTTTCACTATGTTCTCACTGACTCAAACCAGTAGGCAGGGCCATAGAATGGTTATAGATATGGCCAAATACACAAAATTGGCTGATATccataaagaaataaaattagaagaagaaaaagctcgaaaactttttctcgaaaatttgaataaagacTTATGTGATgctgtgaaaaataaatcaatcacACCAGAACAGGCTAAATTGGCagaagaaaaattatgccaatATAAGGACATCTTCAGCTTGAACCCAGGATGCTATAAGGGTGAAGAAGTGGACTTTAAATTCAAACCTGGAAATGAACACTTGAAACCTTGGAGAGGTGAAAAGTTCAGACCAAGTAAAAAACTTTTACCTGGCATCAGAAAAGCTGTAGAAAAAATGCTTGCACTTGATATAATTCGACCCTCACACTCGACCTATATCAATACGCTCGCACCTGTTGTTAAGAAAAACGGGGATATCCGGCTCTGCCTGGATGCGGATGAATTAAACAAACACTTAGAAAACGTGTTAACAGAGCCGGATACAATtgaaagtatgatttttgacaatCCTGGAGATATCTTATTTTGTACTCTCGATTTCACTGCTGGATTTTTACAAAGactattgaataaaaaatccagACAATTTACTGCCTTTCAATTAGAGGGGCAAGTTTATGAGTTCACAAGACTACCTTATGGTACTAAAGTATCAAGTGGACTTTTTATACTCATGATCAATGCAATAATTGCAAATAAAAAGGGTCGTACCAAGTACGtagatgatttgaaaatttcaggagaaACTTTTGAAGAGTGCTTGGACAACttaattgaagtttttgaactCATTCGTGAGAGTGGCTTAAAGCTCAACCCaacgaaaactcaatttttcagaaatcgaGCTGATCATCTCGGATTTGTGCTCAGTGACAAAGGCATTgagaaacaaagtgaaaaactgaaaaaattggaagagttcgaaaagaaaaacaccaaaaggggtaaattttctttgaaaaagaaaaatgacattttagcCCTAGTTGGTCTGACAGGATTatataggaattttattcctGAATATTCCCAAATTGTGAAGCCCATTTATGAGCTCACAAAAGGTGAAT
This region of Planococcus citri chromosome 5, ihPlaCitr1.1, whole genome shotgun sequence genomic DNA includes:
- the LOC135848028 gene encoding uncharacterized protein LOC135848028; the encoded protein is MAARRSYTVVSTECDGDISVDVIATSWLTEDEKAYFYPPSNIKKNLRCYIFEKCAGYDEKTWEKFPVRKIYQRNIKKLIEAQGIQKKYELESEQESSSNLRQRRAKYVKKPAQVPDTPSDEFADNIKNPTKRKMLPKKKGAIVKVNKKQRILNESSSDCGNSSVSDSSSEGIEDLLKSPPRRKADDDYFEDSFQSLCSFLAETAKISNSFQYICSQLTSS